In Desulforhopalus sp., a single window of DNA contains:
- the nifD gene encoding nitrogenase molybdenum-iron protein alpha chain — MAKAQKLVQWEPHNIKEQLLEKYPPKVARKRAQQIMINEAQGNTTPEIVANVRTIPGIITMRGCTYAGCKGVIMGPTSDIVNLVHGPIGCSFYAWLTRRNQTDAINDTNANFITYCMSTDMQDSDIIFGGEKKLAAAVQEAYDLFHPKAIAIFATCPVGLIGDDIHAVAKKMKEHFGDCNVFAFSCEGYKGVSQSAGHHIANNQVFTHVVGKSETEKTDKYKINLLGEYNIGGDGFEIDRILEKCGIKNISTFSGNATYDKFASANQADLSCVMCHRSINYVADMLETKYGIPWIKVNFIGAEATAKSLRKIATYFGDQELIDKVEAVIAEEMPDVLAVQEQVYPRTKGKTAMLFVGGSRAHHYQELFNEMGMKTLSAGYEFGHRDDYEGRHVIPNLKVDADSRNIEEIEVEPDPLLYKPRKTEAELAELAKGGVTFKDYEGLNPDMEKGSLIIDDLNQYEAEKLVEIMKPDLFCAGIKEKYSIQKLGVPMKQLHSYDSGGPYAGFKGAINFYREIDRLVNSRVWSYMKAPWQENPELSATYVWE, encoded by the coding sequence ATGGCTAAGGCACAGAAACTGGTGCAGTGGGAACCGCACAATATAAAAGAACAATTGCTGGAGAAGTATCCGCCGAAGGTTGCCCGCAAACGCGCCCAGCAGATCATGATCAACGAGGCGCAGGGCAACACCACGCCGGAGATCGTCGCCAACGTCCGGACCATCCCCGGCATCATCACCATGCGCGGTTGTACCTACGCCGGCTGCAAGGGGGTTATCATGGGGCCGACCAGCGACATCGTCAACCTGGTGCATGGCCCGATCGGCTGCAGCTTCTACGCCTGGCTGACCCGTCGCAACCAGACCGACGCGATCAATGACACGAATGCCAACTTTATCACCTATTGCATGTCAACCGATATGCAGGATTCGGACATCATCTTCGGTGGCGAGAAAAAGCTGGCGGCAGCGGTCCAGGAGGCCTACGACCTCTTTCACCCGAAGGCCATCGCCATCTTCGCCACCTGCCCGGTGGGTCTTATCGGTGACGATATCCACGCGGTGGCCAAGAAGATGAAGGAACACTTCGGTGACTGCAACGTCTTTGCCTTCTCTTGCGAGGGTTACAAGGGTGTGTCGCAGTCGGCGGGCCATCATATCGCCAACAACCAAGTGTTCACCCATGTCGTCGGCAAGAGCGAGACCGAGAAAACCGACAAATATAAAATCAACCTGCTGGGCGAGTACAATATCGGCGGCGACGGCTTCGAGATCGACCGGATCCTTGAAAAATGCGGGATCAAGAACATCTCGACCTTCTCCGGCAACGCCACCTACGACAAGTTTGCCTCCGCCAACCAGGCCGACCTCAGCTGTGTCATGTGCCACCGTTCCATCAACTATGTGGCCGACATGCTGGAAACCAAATACGGCATCCCGTGGATCAAGGTGAACTTTATCGGCGCCGAGGCAACCGCCAAGTCGCTCCGCAAAATTGCCACCTATTTCGGCGACCAGGAGCTGATCGACAAGGTCGAGGCGGTCATTGCCGAGGAGATGCCGGATGTACTGGCGGTGCAGGAGCAGGTGTATCCTCGCACCAAGGGCAAGACGGCGATGCTCTTTGTCGGTGGCTCAAGGGCCCATCACTATCAGGAACTGTTTAACGAAATGGGCATGAAGACGCTGTCGGCCGGTTACGAGTTCGGTCACCGCGACGACTACGAGGGCCGACATGTCATCCCCAATTTGAAGGTCGATGCCGACAGCAGAAATATTGAGGAGATCGAGGTGGAGCCCGATCCTCTCCTCTACAAGCCGCGGAAGACCGAGGCGGAACTTGCCGAACTGGCAAAAGGCGGCGTTACCTTCAAGGACTATGAAGGCCTCAATCCGGATATGGAAAAAGGCTCACTGATCATCGACGACCTCAACCAGTACGAGGCGGAAAAGCTGGTGGAAATCATGAAGCCGGATCTCTTCTGCGCCGGAATTAAAGAAAAATATTCGATCCAAAAGCTCGGCGTACCGATGAAACAGCTGCACAGTTACGACTCCGGCGGCCCCTATGCCGGCTTTAAAGGCGCCATCAACTTCTACCGCGAGATCGACCGGCTGGTCAACAGCCGGGTGTGGAGCTATATGAAGGCGCCGTGGCAGGAGAACCCCGAACTTTCGGCAACCTACGTTTGGGAATAA
- a CDS encoding P-II family nitrogen regulator, whose amino-acid sequence MKEIIAVVRMNMMNKTKAALTAAGVDAFFGHEAQGRGLGFVNRDLLRGAEQGYEEAAILLGEKGKLYSKRMITIVVKDSEVDDIIQAIIETNQTGKPGDGKIFVLPVADAVRVRTGEKGAKSIA is encoded by the coding sequence ATGAAAGAGATAATCGCGGTGGTCCGCATGAATATGATGAACAAGACCAAGGCGGCGCTCACCGCCGCCGGAGTCGATGCCTTCTTCGGCCACGAGGCGCAGGGCCGGGGTCTCGGTTTTGTCAACCGCGACCTGCTCAGAGGTGCGGAACAGGGCTATGAAGAGGCGGCAATCCTGCTTGGCGAAAAGGGCAAGCTCTATTCGAAACGGATGATCACTATTGTCGTCAAGGATAGCGAGGTCGACGACATCATCCAGGCAATTATCGAAACCAACCAAACCGGCAAGCCCGGCGACGGCAAAATCTTCGTCCTGCCGGTGGCGGATGCGGTTCGCGTCCGGACCGGCGAGAAGGGCGCGAAATCAATCGCGTGA
- a CDS encoding P-II family nitrogen regulator — protein sequence MMIMIRAIVRPEKADDVLAALMDAGFPAVTKYSVTGRGKQRGIKIGAVTYDEIPKTMLMSVVKAADKDFVINTIMDAARTPGKGAFGDGKIFITEVEDVYTISSGVREDTPAEVAL from the coding sequence ATGATGATCATGATCAGAGCCATAGTTCGACCGGAGAAAGCAGATGACGTACTTGCCGCCCTTATGGATGCGGGTTTCCCGGCGGTGACCAAGTATTCGGTGACCGGTCGTGGCAAGCAGCGCGGCATCAAGATCGGCGCGGTGACCTACGACGAGATCCCCAAGACCATGCTGATGAGTGTCGTCAAGGCAGCGGACAAGGACTTCGTCATCAATACCATCATGGATGCGGCCCGTACCCCCGGCAAGGGCGCCTTTGGCGACGGCAAGATTTTTATCACCGAGGTCGAGGATGTCTACACCATCAGTTCCGGAGTACGCGAGGATACCCCTGCGGAGGTAGCCCTATGA
- the nifH gene encoding nitrogenase iron protein → MRKVAIYGKGGIGKSTTTQNTVAGLAEMGRKVMVVGCDPKADSTRLLLGGLAQKSVLDTLRDEGEDVELDNIRKLGYGGTWNVESGGPEPGVGCAGRGIITSINMLESLGAYEESEGLDYAFYDVLGDVVCGGFAMPIRDGKAEEIYIVCSGEMMAMYAANNICKGIMKYAQSGSVRLGGLICNSRNVDNEKEMIQELAKKIGTQMIYFVPRDNDVQRAEINRKTVIEWNPEAPQADEYRGLAKAIDGNKMFVIPKPLAIEELEQLLLDYGLLEA, encoded by the coding sequence ATGCGAAAGGTGGCAATTTACGGCAAAGGCGGAATCGGCAAATCAACAACAACCCAAAATACAGTGGCAGGGCTTGCCGAGATGGGCCGCAAGGTCATGGTCGTCGGCTGTGACCCGAAGGCCGACTCAACCCGCCTCCTGCTTGGCGGCCTCGCCCAGAAATCGGTCCTCGATACCCTCCGTGACGAGGGTGAGGACGTCGAGCTGGACAACATCAGAAAACTCGGCTACGGCGGCACCTGGAACGTCGAGTCCGGCGGTCCCGAGCCAGGAGTCGGCTGCGCCGGCCGGGGTATCATCACCTCGATCAACATGCTTGAGTCGCTCGGTGCCTACGAAGAAAGCGAAGGCCTCGACTATGCCTTCTACGACGTTCTCGGCGACGTCGTCTGCGGCGGTTTCGCCATGCCGATCAGGGACGGCAAGGCGGAAGAGATCTACATCGTCTGCTCCGGCGAGATGATGGCCATGTACGCCGCCAACAATATCTGTAAGGGTATCATGAAGTATGCCCAATCGGGCAGCGTCCGTCTTGGCGGCCTGATCTGCAATTCCAGGAACGTCGACAACGAAAAAGAGATGATCCAGGAACTGGCAAAAAAAATCGGTACCCAGATGATCTACTTCGTCCCCCGCGACAACGACGTGCAACGGGCCGAAATCAACCGTAAGACGGTTATCGAATGGAATCCAGAGGCGCCCCAGGCCGACGAATACCGAGGTCTGGCCAAGGCCATCGACGGCAACAAGATGTTCGTCATCCCCAAACCACTGGCCATCGAAGAACTGGAGCAGCTGCTCCTCGACTACGGCTTACTGGAAGCATAA
- a CDS encoding sigma 54-interacting transcriptional regulator: MMDSYPMTATTGDRKTQGLELVALSRITELIGTAVDLDNTLASILGVLGETMKMERATLLLYDRVRQTLTIKASCGLSEEEEMRGVYRPDEGVCGQIFQSCSPFVVPDINSEPLFLNRTGARSKVRKTTISFLGVPVVVQGKPEGVLTVDRLFGDDVSFEEDIRFLSVLATLIAQFLTLHREIAKKEAKLIEENASLKARLHNVHGGHFIIGHSKPMQEVFSIIDKIASSKVTALLLGESGTGKELVARAIHEGGNRKDQPLIKVNCAALPETLLESELFGHERGAFTGAHAARPGRFELADRGTIFLDEIGELPLSLQAKMLRVLQEKQFERIGGTKTFTVDVRIVAATNVSLEEAVAQGRFRADLYYRLNVVPIVLPPLRERKEDIPLLFSHFLSKSNERNGKKAQITSDLLDFLINYPWPGNIREMQNLVERMVILAEGDRLSLGDLPANLFIPQRAVAQETRDLPVSPAPRSSGSPKSLHDIERLEIEASLRRNGWVQVRAARELGLTERQMGYRIKKYGLNRYDSFRLE, from the coding sequence ATGATGGATTCGTACCCAATGACTGCAACAACCGGAGACAGGAAGACTCAGGGCCTGGAGTTGGTGGCCCTGTCGAGAATTACCGAGCTGATCGGCACGGCTGTCGATCTTGATAATACCCTGGCCAGTATCCTCGGGGTACTCGGTGAGACCATGAAGATGGAAAGGGCGACCCTTCTCCTCTATGACCGGGTCCGGCAAACCTTGACCATCAAGGCCTCGTGCGGGCTCTCCGAGGAGGAGGAAATGCGCGGCGTGTACCGGCCGGATGAGGGGGTCTGCGGCCAGATCTTCCAGAGCTGCTCGCCCTTTGTGGTGCCGGATATCAATAGCGAACCGCTGTTTCTCAACCGCACCGGGGCGCGCTCGAAGGTGCGCAAAACCACCATCTCCTTTCTCGGAGTGCCGGTGGTTGTTCAGGGCAAGCCGGAGGGGGTGCTGACAGTCGACCGGCTCTTTGGCGACGACGTCAGTTTTGAAGAGGACATCCGCTTTCTTTCGGTGCTTGCCACCCTCATCGCCCAGTTTCTTACCCTGCACCGGGAAATCGCCAAAAAGGAGGCGAAACTCATAGAAGAGAATGCCTCTCTCAAGGCCCGTCTCCATAACGTTCACGGCGGCCATTTTATTATTGGCCACTCGAAACCGATGCAGGAGGTGTTCAGCATTATCGATAAGATCGCCAGCAGCAAGGTCACCGCCCTGTTGCTCGGCGAGTCGGGAACCGGCAAGGAGCTGGTGGCTCGCGCCATCCATGAGGGCGGCAATCGCAAGGACCAGCCGCTGATTAAGGTCAACTGCGCCGCCCTGCCGGAGACCCTTCTCGAAAGCGAATTGTTCGGCCATGAACGGGGGGCCTTTACCGGCGCCCATGCGGCGCGGCCGGGGCGCTTTGAGCTGGCCGACCGCGGCACCATCTTTCTCGATGAAATTGGCGAGCTGCCCTTGTCGCTCCAGGCAAAGATGCTCCGGGTGCTGCAGGAAAAGCAATTCGAGCGGATCGGCGGTACCAAGACCTTTACCGTCGATGTACGGATCGTTGCCGCTACCAATGTCAGCCTGGAAGAGGCGGTGGCCCAGGGCCGGTTTCGCGCCGATCTCTATTACCGTCTCAATGTTGTGCCCATTGTTTTGCCGCCGCTGCGCGAGCGAAAGGAGGATATTCCCTTGCTGTTCAGCCATTTTCTCAGCAAAAGCAATGAGCGGAACGGCAAAAAGGCGCAGATTACCTCGGACCTTCTCGACTTTCTCATCAACTACCCCTGGCCCGGTAACATCCGCGAGATGCAGAATCTGGTCGAACGGATGGTCATCCTGGCGGAGGGGGACCGCCTTTCCCTGGGCGATCTGCCAGCCAATCTTTTCATCCCCCAGCGGGCAGTTGCGCAGGAGACCAGGGATTTGCCGGTCAGCCCGGCGCCTCGGTCCTCCGGCAGTCCGAAGTCGCTGCACGACATCGAACGCCTGGAGATCGAGGCCTCGCTGCGCCGCAACGGCTGGGTGCAGGTGCGGGCGGCCCGGGAGCTGGGCCTTACCGAGCGGCAGATGGGCTACCGCATCAAGAAATACGGCCTCAACCGCTACGATTCCTTTCGGTTGGAATAG
- a CDS encoding pyruvate carboxyltransferase → MRHNSVIIDTTLREGEQSPGVYFSPEVKRHIIDGLVRIGVTEVELGISSPFHPCAGLLIAYCRDQHPHLRLSLWSRCREEDITMAAELRPDLLSLSIPVSEIHLEKRLGKNRAWAMDTMSAAMHCAAKLGIPFAIGFEDASRSDIGFLTEMAMAAERLGAERIRLADTLGIASPGTMTGLIRQLGEKLTTCPVAVHTHNDFGMATANAVAALEAGARFVDTVVLGLGERTGCARLEEVVGYLALVKGESRWQVEMLKPLAEYVAEFTGKAIAGNRPIVGDAIFTCETGLHLQGLRNDPQTYEPFAPERVGARRSLLLGPKSGRRAILAHLEELDERLVENPPEEAVQKIREVTRRLRRPLHDHELRRLLSAAEKSYSNRKES, encoded by the coding sequence ATGCGCCACAATTCTGTAATTATCGATACCACCCTGCGGGAAGGCGAACAAAGCCCCGGTGTCTATTTTTCGCCGGAAGTAAAGAGGCACATCATCGACGGGCTGGTGCGCATCGGCGTGACGGAGGTGGAACTCGGCATCTCCTCGCCTTTCCACCCCTGTGCCGGCCTGCTTATCGCCTATTGCCGTGACCAGCACCCGCACCTCCGCTTGTCGCTGTGGAGCCGGTGCCGGGAGGAGGATATCACCATGGCGGCAGAACTGCGGCCCGACCTCCTGTCACTATCGATTCCCGTTTCAGAAATCCATCTGGAAAAACGCCTGGGGAAGAACCGCGCCTGGGCCATGGATACCATGTCAGCGGCCATGCACTGCGCTGCAAAACTCGGGATACCCTTTGCCATCGGTTTTGAAGATGCCAGCCGCAGCGACATCGGCTTCTTGACAGAGATGGCCATGGCTGCCGAACGGCTCGGGGCAGAGCGTATTCGTCTGGCCGACACCCTGGGCATCGCCTCGCCCGGGACGATGACCGGGCTTATTAGACAACTGGGCGAGAAACTCACCACCTGCCCTGTCGCCGTCCATACCCACAACGACTTCGGCATGGCCACGGCCAACGCCGTTGCCGCCCTTGAGGCGGGGGCCCGGTTCGTCGACACCGTCGTTCTCGGTCTCGGCGAACGCACCGGCTGCGCCCGGCTGGAGGAGGTTGTCGGCTATCTGGCCCTCGTCAAAGGGGAATCCCGGTGGCAGGTGGAGATGCTCAAACCCCTTGCCGAGTATGTCGCCGAGTTCACGGGCAAGGCAATCGCCGGCAATCGGCCGATCGTTGGCGATGCCATCTTTACCTGCGAGACCGGCCTGCACCTCCAGGGCCTGCGCAACGATCCGCAAACCTACGAGCCATTCGCCCCGGAAAGGGTGGGCGCCAGGCGCAGCCTCCTCCTCGGCCCGAAAAGCGGCAGGCGGGCGATACTCGCCCACCTGGAGGAGTTGGACGAGCGGTTGGTGGAAAACCCGCCTGAAGAAGCAGTGCAAAAAATCCGCGAGGTGACCAGACGGCTGCGGCGCCCGTTACACGATCATGAACTGCGCCGACTGCTCAGCGCTGCCGAGAAATCCTATTCCAACCGAAAGGAATCGTAG
- a CDS encoding ATP-binding protein, with the protein MQVISTYYWLSDGGGRLLEIDETLAGLLGYSLSQIQAVAITDIETGLILQPSPSVWQRTASYRKRDGTTLAMHCCTRYSPVNGGQYFTFVQALPSPEAPSVPAASNSLLHTILDAQPSNIVLFNLQSEVLWLNHTACRSCHGSLVDLLGRKCHEIWPGCLEKSCGRCPVEATIASEKIEQRKMTMPNKRRWRVTTVPIHDAQGNLKNVLFVGDDITDYLTIDKEARQSHKLESLGTLAGGIAHDFNNILSGIVGYTELSLAVAGNEEPLKGYLLELAQAGKRATGLVRQILTFTRGGEGKLVSTEIPAITKEVLQLLRSTLPSTIELKRKIDSNVDPVLADPVQIHQVIMNLCTNAGHAMEPEGGVLTVSVGKAEVPPDIFQRNKDLLPGDYLHLSVSDTGCGMNQEVMASIFDPYFTTKPPGHGTGLGLSVVHGIVKDCGGHITVDSQEGEGTTFTIYLPTVERDRALDLVAKGTSLLGGTETILVVDDEPVVLDVTKTYLEMQGYTVRTEKNSQVALNTFRDAPGAIDLLISDVTMPHLTGDILAAGCLLIRPDLPVILMTGFTDRVSEQSVKQLGVRALLMKPLVGKNFLTLVRRLLDEAKQLP; encoded by the coding sequence ATGCAAGTAATATCAACATATTACTGGCTAAGCGATGGCGGCGGACGATTGTTGGAGATCGACGAGACACTGGCCGGTCTGCTCGGCTATTCCCTGTCGCAAATCCAGGCTGTCGCCATTACCGATATCGAGACTGGACTGATTCTTCAGCCCAGCCCATCGGTATGGCAAAGGACCGCCAGCTACCGCAAGCGTGATGGCACCACCCTCGCCATGCACTGCTGCACCCGCTACTCGCCGGTCAATGGCGGGCAATATTTCACCTTCGTCCAGGCGCTGCCTTCCCCTGAAGCACCATCCGTTCCTGCCGCTTCCAATTCCTTGTTACACACCATCCTCGACGCCCAGCCGAGCAATATCGTCCTCTTCAATCTCCAGTCGGAGGTGCTCTGGCTGAACCATACCGCCTGCCGGAGTTGTCATGGCAGCCTGGTCGACCTTTTGGGTAGAAAATGCCACGAGATATGGCCGGGATGCCTGGAAAAAAGCTGTGGCCGTTGTCCCGTCGAGGCAACCATTGCCTCGGAAAAGATCGAGCAACGGAAGATGACCATGCCGAACAAACGGCGCTGGCGGGTAACTACAGTGCCGATCCACGACGCACAGGGGAATTTGAAAAATGTGCTCTTTGTCGGCGACGATATCACCGATTACCTGACCATCGACAAGGAGGCCAGGCAGAGCCATAAACTGGAGTCCCTTGGCACCTTGGCTGGGGGCATTGCCCATGATTTCAATAATATATTATCCGGGATAGTCGGCTATACCGAACTCTCTCTGGCGGTCGCGGGCAACGAGGAACCGTTAAAGGGATATCTGCTGGAACTGGCCCAGGCGGGAAAGCGGGCGACCGGGCTGGTACGGCAGATCCTCACCTTCACCAGGGGCGGCGAAGGAAAGCTGGTGAGTACCGAAATTCCGGCTATCACTAAAGAGGTATTGCAGCTGCTGCGCTCGACCTTGCCCAGTACCATCGAGTTGAAAAGGAAGATTGACAGCAATGTCGATCCGGTCCTGGCCGATCCGGTGCAGATACACCAGGTCATCATGAACCTCTGTACCAATGCCGGCCATGCCATGGAACCGGAAGGGGGGGTGCTCACCGTCAGTGTCGGCAAGGCGGAGGTCCCGCCGGATATTTTCCAACGAAATAAAGACCTTTTGCCGGGTGATTACCTGCATCTGTCGGTCAGTGACACCGGTTGCGGCATGAATCAGGAGGTGATGGCCTCGATCTTCGATCCCTACTTCACCACCAAACCGCCGGGGCATGGTACCGGCCTCGGGCTTTCCGTGGTGCACGGCATTGTCAAGGATTGCGGAGGCCATATTACCGTCGATTCTCAGGAAGGTGAGGGCACCACCTTTACCATTTATCTGCCGACGGTGGAAAGAGACCGAGCCCTCGACCTGGTCGCCAAGGGCACAAGCCTCCTCGGCGGCACGGAGACCATTCTGGTGGTTGACGATGAACCAGTGGTCCTCGATGTCACCAAGACCTATCTGGAAATGCAGGGATATACGGTACGGACGGAGAAAAACAGCCAGGTGGCACTGAATACTTTCCGTGATGCTCCAGGAGCCATCGATCTCCTCATCTCCGATGTCACCATGCCCCATTTGACCGGCGATATTCTAGCGGCGGGATGTTTGTTGATTCGGCCCGATCTGCCGGTGATCCTGATGACCGGCTTTACCGACAGGGTGTCGGAGCAATCGGTGAAGCAGCTGGGTGTCCGGGCCCTGCTGATGAAACCCCTGGTCGGTAAAAACTTCCTGACCCTGGTTCGCCGCCTACTTGACGAAGCAAAACAGCTCCCTTAA
- a CDS encoding histidinol-phosphatase, which yields MKTIASVSVHGGHSGQFCHHATDMLEEIIQQYIAKQFPWVGITEHAPGLAQHLLYPDQQAAGLTPEFLFERYGRYMKECRRLQEKYRSQIKIFAAIESETYSGYQEFMPYLIATFQPDYVVGSVHFVSDLGFDYSREQYDQTAAAVGGKDEMYCRYFDQQYEMIGLLKPSVVGHFDLIRIFDPDYKARILQPEIIARIKRNLLLIKDLDLIMDFNLRSLLKGADEPYVSRKILEMAREMDIAVVPGDDSHGVANVGANMETAKAILLEMGFDTNWREPKLLQY from the coding sequence ATGAAAACCATCGCTTCCGTATCCGTCCATGGCGGCCACAGCGGGCAGTTCTGCCACCATGCAACCGACATGCTGGAAGAAATCATCCAGCAATATATCGCCAAGCAGTTCCCCTGGGTGGGAATCACCGAGCACGCCCCCGGCCTCGCCCAGCATCTGCTCTACCCCGACCAACAGGCCGCCGGGCTGACCCCGGAGTTTCTCTTTGAGCGGTACGGCCGCTACATGAAAGAATGCCGGCGCCTCCAGGAAAAATACCGCTCACAGATCAAGATCTTTGCCGCTATCGAGAGCGAGACCTATTCGGGCTACCAGGAATTCATGCCCTACCTCATCGCTACCTTCCAGCCGGACTATGTCGTCGGCTCCGTCCATTTCGTCAGCGATCTGGGCTTTGACTACTCCCGCGAGCAATACGACCAGACAGCGGCGGCGGTCGGCGGCAAGGACGAGATGTACTGCCGCTACTTTGATCAACAATATGAAATGATCGGCCTGCTGAAACCGTCGGTGGTCGGCCACTTCGACCTCATCCGCATCTTCGACCCGGACTATAAGGCGCGAATCCTGCAACCAGAGATCATAGCCCGGATCAAACGCAACCTGCTTCTCATCAAGGACCTTGACCTGATTATGGACTTCAACCTGCGCTCCCTTTTGAAGGGTGCCGACGAGCCGTATGTCAGCAGGAAAATCCTGGAGATGGCAAGGGAGATGGACATAGCCGTCGTCCCCGGCGACGACTCGCACGGTGTCGCCAACGTCGGGGCCAACATGGAGACAGCCAAGGCCATCCTCTTGGAAATGGGCTTTGATACCAATTGGCGGGAACCAAAACTGCTGCAGTATTAA
- the nikR gene encoding nickel-responsive transcriptional regulator NikR, producing the protein MLKRFSISLEEELLTIFDEHITSRSYTNRSEAIRDLIRKAFVKEEWQADKKVMGVISLVYDHHQHKLQEKITLVQHDYHHHIVSTTHVHMDHDNCLEVIVVRGKAKDVQELADRLSALRGVRDANLAMSSTGEFLH; encoded by the coding sequence ATGCTGAAAAGGTTTTCCATCTCGCTTGAAGAGGAGCTATTGACAATATTCGATGAACATATCACCTCCCGCAGCTACACCAACCGGTCGGAAGCGATTCGCGACCTGATCCGCAAGGCCTTCGTCAAGGAGGAGTGGCAGGCCGACAAAAAGGTCATGGGAGTCATCAGCCTGGTGTATGACCACCACCAGCATAAGCTGCAGGAAAAAATCACTCTGGTGCAGCACGATTACCATCACCACATCGTCTCCACCACCCACGTCCATATGGATCACGACAACTGTCTGGAGGTCATCGTCGTCAGGGGCAAGGCCAAGGATGTCCAGGAGCTTGCCGACCGCCTCAGCGCTTTAAGAGGGGTGCGGGACGCCAACCTGGCCATGTCGAGCACCGGCGAATTCCTCCACTGA
- a CDS encoding MFS transporter yields MASPISPFSITNIRLFIAFRIFFNSRFYYPVFTILFLDYGLTIEQFALLNTVWAITIVCVEVPSGALADILGRRYLLLATALLMVAEMSLLAFVPLGNTGLIFTVFLVNRVLSGLAEAMASGADEAIAYDSLAAEGNPDDWPKVLSLQMRLSSAAMIATMTLGALVYDPSVVNKVLGWFGSDIVLGQLDTMRFPVYLTLGLALLATATAFSMREKAASKVAGQGSTALAALRKTLDAVSWLAKTPFALAIILLGTGLDHVLRMIVTMTSQYYRLIDLPEASFGLLGSAMAVLGLITPKIAERMAAQNSAAANMWWVSGIALLGLTGLTGFFPYWGLLPMALVFAALMLTSFFTSHYLNRVTESHQRATVLSFKGMAFNLAYGLIGFLFALLIGGLRESGLHRHPDWSQEAIGTYAFQAAIGWFPWYALAGLVLTVFFCLYRLRGSDEYQKINQAD; encoded by the coding sequence ATGGCATCGCCAATATCCCCATTTTCCATTACCAATATCCGGCTGTTCATCGCCTTTCGTATTTTTTTCAATTCGCGCTTTTATTACCCGGTCTTCACCATCCTCTTCCTCGACTACGGCCTGACCATCGAGCAGTTCGCCCTGCTCAACACCGTCTGGGCGATCACCATTGTCTGCGTCGAGGTGCCCTCCGGGGCGCTGGCCGATATCCTCGGCCGCAGATACCTGCTGCTTGCCACCGCCCTGCTGATGGTGGCGGAGATGAGCCTGCTCGCCTTTGTCCCCCTGGGCAACACGGGCCTCATCTTCACCGTCTTTCTCGTCAACCGCGTCCTCAGCGGTCTCGCCGAGGCCATGGCCAGCGGCGCCGACGAGGCGATTGCCTACGACTCACTGGCCGCTGAGGGCAACCCGGATGACTGGCCGAAGGTGCTCAGCCTGCAGATGCGCCTCAGCTCCGCCGCCATGATTGCCACCATGACCCTCGGCGCCCTGGTCTACGACCCAAGCGTCGTCAACAAGGTGCTGGGCTGGTTCGGCTCGGATATCGTTCTTGGCCAGCTGGACACCATGCGTTTTCCGGTTTATCTGACCCTCGGCCTGGCCCTCCTGGCCACCGCCACGGCCTTTTCCATGCGCGAAAAGGCGGCATCAAAGGTCGCAGGTCAGGGTTCCACCGCCCTTGCCGCCCTGCGCAAGACCCTCGACGCCGTAAGCTGGCTGGCGAAGACACCCTTCGCCCTGGCGATCATCCTTCTCGGTACCGGTCTCGATCATGTGCTGCGGATGATCGTCACCATGACCAGCCAATATTACCGGCTGATTGACTTACCGGAGGCGAGCTTTGGCCTGCTTGGCTCGGCCATGGCCGTCCTCGGCCTGATCACCCCGAAAATCGCCGAACGGATGGCGGCACAAAACTCCGCTGCCGCCAACATGTGGTGGGTGTCAGGCATCGCCCTGCTCGGCCTCACCGGCCTCACCGGCTTTTTCCCTTACTGGGGCCTGCTGCCAATGGCCCTGGTCTTTGCCGCCCTGATGCTGACCTCCTTTTTCACCAGCCACTACCTTAATCGCGTCACCGAATCGCACCAGCGGGCAACCGTTCTCAGTTTTAAAGGCATGGCCTTCAACCTCGCCTACGGCCTGATCGGCTTCCTCTTCGCCCTGCTCATCGGCGGACTTCGAGAATCGGGGTTGCACCGCCATCCCGACTGGAGCCAAGAGGCGATCGGCACCTACGCCTTCCAGGCGGCCATAGGCTGGTTTCCCTGGTATGCCCTGGCCGGACTGGTCCTGACTGTCTTTTTTTGCCTGTACCGCCTGCGCGGCAGTGATGAGTATCAAAAGATCAACCAGGCGGACTGA